The proteins below are encoded in one region of Timaviella obliquedivisa GSE-PSE-MK23-08B:
- a CDS encoding late competence development ComFB family protein → MANQNGRKIGNYVNVMELLVKEEVELQLTALQARAPQALRQVNTAELLALAMNHLPSLYATSKKGLRYQRQVGKTQYAPQVKDVVHRALATVLNDPLRTAEPLPPQNFEALHETLEEVRSLLGNPSINWDNLPAAIEQALKQAQEGSVSRSSRQAVYAAARTPGYRRPASEVSPSISSDITVPLHAPIDQTGWNEFSRY, encoded by the coding sequence ATGGCTAACCAAAATGGTCGGAAAATAGGCAATTACGTCAACGTGATGGAGTTGCTGGTTAAAGAGGAGGTTGAACTACAATTGACAGCACTCCAGGCTCGGGCGCCTCAGGCTTTGCGTCAGGTCAACACCGCTGAACTCTTAGCGCTTGCCATGAATCATTTGCCGTCTCTGTATGCCACCAGCAAGAAAGGGCTGCGATACCAGCGTCAGGTGGGAAAAACCCAATATGCCCCTCAGGTCAAAGACGTTGTCCATCGCGCTTTAGCCACCGTTTTAAATGATCCTCTCCGCACCGCCGAGCCGCTCCCACCCCAAAATTTTGAAGCCCTTCACGAAACACTAGAGGAAGTGCGATCGCTCCTCGGAAATCCCTCAATCAATTGGGATAATCTGCCTGCTGCAATTGAGCAAGCGCTTAAACAAGCCCAAGAAGGAAGCGTTAGTCGTAGCAGCCGTCAAGCCGTTTACGCCGCTGCGAGAACACCAGGTTATCGCCGTCCTGCCTCGGAGGTGTCTCCCTCAATCTCATCAGACATTACCGTTCCCCTTCACGCCCCCATTGATCAAACAGGTTGGAACGAGTTCTCTCGTTATTAA
- a CDS encoding bifunctional 4-hydroxy-2-oxoglutarate aldolase/2-dehydro-3-deoxy-phosphogluconate aldolase: MSSLLWLSQVQQQRAIAVIRVAQYDLGLHLAKAAAEGGMELIEITWNSDRPAQLIQHLRAHLPHCMIGAGTLLTRIDMEKAIAAGAQFLFTPHANVDLIRAAVDLQVPIVPGALSPTEIVTAWQAGATCIKIFPIQSVGGADYIRHICAPLANIPMIPTGGVTLENARTFLEAGAIAVGVSGQLFPQEAIARGDWQAVTQRAKRLVALVRGEG, from the coding sequence ATGTCTAGTCTTTTGTGGCTCTCTCAAGTCCAACAACAACGAGCGATCGCCGTCATTCGGGTGGCTCAGTACGACCTGGGCCTTCACCTAGCAAAAGCGGCGGCTGAGGGTGGCATGGAACTGATTGAGATTACGTGGAATAGCGATCGCCCAGCCCAACTGATTCAACATCTTCGTGCTCATCTGCCCCATTGTATGATTGGAGCGGGTACGCTGTTGACTCGGATAGACATGGAGAAGGCGATCGCGGCAGGAGCACAGTTTCTTTTTACGCCCCACGCCAATGTAGATTTAATTCGGGCTGCTGTCGATTTGCAAGTGCCGATTGTTCCAGGAGCGCTATCGCCAACTGAAATTGTCACGGCATGGCAAGCAGGTGCAACCTGTATCAAGATTTTTCCAATTCAGTCAGTGGGCGGTGCAGATTATATTCGCCACATCTGTGCACCATTGGCAAATATTCCCATGATTCCGACAGGCGGAGTGACGCTAGAAAATGCCAGGACATTTTTAGAGGCTGGGGCGATCGCTGTAGGGGTGTCGGGTCAATTGTTTCCTCAAGAAGCGATCGCACGGGGCGACTGGCAAGCCGTAACGCAACGGGCAAAGCGGCTCGTAGCGTTAGTCAGGGGCGAGGGTTAA
- a CDS encoding SDR family oxidoreductase, whose protein sequence is MASIQNQIVLITGASSGIGAACAQAFAHAGAKLILAARRLDRLEKLAEDLAKSGCQTYLLQLDVRDRAQVESILAALPAAWSAVDILVNNAGLSRGLDKLHEGSVQDWEEMIDTNVKGLLYMTRSLVPGMVSRSQGHVINIGSIAGHQTYPNGNVYCATKAAVRVLSEGLKMDLLGTSVRVTSVDPGMVETEFSQVRFQGDSDRAKQVYQGVTPLTPEDIAEIVVFCATRPAHVNLSEVVVLATAQGSATLVHRQN, encoded by the coding sequence ATGGCTTCGATCCAAAACCAAATCGTTCTCATCACTGGAGCCAGCAGCGGCATTGGAGCAGCCTGCGCCCAAGCATTTGCCCACGCAGGTGCCAAGCTGATTTTGGCAGCACGACGGCTCGATCGCTTAGAAAAACTGGCTGAGGATCTGGCAAAATCGGGCTGTCAAACCTACCTGCTGCAACTGGACGTGCGCGATCGCGCTCAAGTTGAATCAATCCTTGCTGCTCTCCCTGCTGCCTGGTCGGCGGTCGATATTTTGGTGAACAACGCAGGCTTGAGCCGAGGCTTAGACAAGCTTCACGAAGGCAGTGTGCAAGATTGGGAAGAAATGATTGATACGAACGTTAAAGGGTTGCTGTACATGACGCGATCGCTGGTTCCGGGTATGGTTAGCCGATCTCAAGGACACGTCATTAACATTGGCTCAATCGCCGGACACCAGACTTATCCTAATGGGAATGTTTACTGCGCTACAAAAGCTGCTGTTCGCGTCTTGTCCGAAGGTCTGAAGATGGATCTACTCGGTACGTCCGTGCGTGTTACTTCCGTCGATCCGGGCATGGTCGAAACTGAGTTTAGCCAGGTAAGATTTCAAGGCGACAGCGATCGCGCTAAACAGGTTTATCAGGGCGTTACGCCGCTAACGCCTGAGGATATCGCTGAAATTGTGGTGTTTTGTGCAACTCGTCCAGCCCATGTCAACTTAAGTGAGGTAGTGGTGCTAGCCACAGCGCAGGGAAGTGCAACGCTAGTCCATCGCCAGAATTAG
- a CDS encoding DUF4926 domain-containing protein, whose product MIRELDMVTLTRDVQEPQLLKGSRGAVVHCYGDGQGFEVEFVQETGETIAVLTLERSDIQPEREMIQAQVLAILNVLPDELLAEVRDFAEFLQQRKVG is encoded by the coding sequence GTGATTAGAGAATTAGACATGGTGACGTTAACCCGCGATGTGCAGGAGCCTCAATTGCTCAAAGGGAGCAGAGGGGCTGTGGTTCATTGTTATGGTGATGGGCAGGGCTTTGAAGTGGAATTTGTGCAAGAAACAGGCGAAACGATCGCGGTTCTGACGCTGGAGCGATCGGATATTCAACCCGAACGAGAGATGATTCAAGCGCAGGTTTTAGCAATTCTCAACGTTTTACCTGACGAGTTGTTAGCAGAAGTTCGAGACTTTGCTGAATTTTTGCAGCAGCGGAAAGTGGGTTAA
- a CDS encoding RecQ family ATP-dependent DNA helicase, translated as MHSHDRNNWQSVQAAFQKIWGYSSFRYPQGEIVQCLLNPQDALVVMPTGGGKSVCFQLPALLSEGLTLVVSPLVALMENQVQELCDRHLPAALLHSEISKNDRFRTLQNLSRLRLLYLSPETLLSPPVWEKLCQPGLVINGLILDEAHCLVQWGETFRPAYRRLGAVRPALLKTKPPGTKMAIAAFTATADPAAQQTIQQVLQLENPQRFRQSPYRSNLHLVVKIAWSSRDRRQKLLKFIQARSQQSGLVYVRTRKDGEVLASWLQAQGCKTAAYHGGLSPSERRPMETAWLDGTLQFVVCTSAFGMGINKPNVRWVVHFHAPILLSEYVQEVGRAGRDGRSAEALTLVSEPTGWLDPEDQQRQKFFLGQGRKQIQTAQGLLKKIPAEGDATAVARQFKDGAVALALLHGVGQLEWLTPFQYKLSGAIAKITSNPLKAAQSMDWYLKARDCRWKFLLEVFGFALEAKALGNGKGCGHCDRCLARR; from the coding sequence ATGCATTCACACGATCGAAACAACTGGCAGTCTGTCCAGGCTGCATTTCAAAAAATCTGGGGCTATTCTAGTTTCCGCTATCCCCAAGGCGAAATTGTTCAATGTTTGCTGAACCCGCAAGATGCCTTAGTGGTGATGCCGACAGGCGGCGGGAAGTCGGTTTGTTTTCAACTGCCAGCCCTTTTGTCTGAAGGGTTAACTCTGGTGGTGTCGCCCTTAGTTGCCTTAATGGAAAACCAGGTGCAGGAGTTATGCGATCGCCATCTGCCAGCCGCCTTACTCCACAGTGAAATATCGAAAAACGATCGCTTCCGGACTCTTCAGAATTTAAGTCGTCTCCGCCTGCTGTATCTTTCGCCTGAAACCCTTCTCAGTCCTCCAGTTTGGGAAAAGCTTTGTCAGCCTGGGCTAGTCATCAACGGTCTAATTTTAGATGAAGCTCACTGCCTGGTACAGTGGGGAGAAACTTTTCGTCCAGCCTATCGCCGCCTCGGAGCGGTGCGTCCAGCGCTGCTAAAAACCAAGCCGCCCGGAACTAAGATGGCGATCGCTGCCTTCACCGCTACTGCCGATCCGGCTGCGCAACAAACCATTCAACAAGTTCTTCAGCTTGAAAACCCCCAACGGTTTCGCCAAAGCCCTTACCGCTCAAATCTTCACCTGGTAGTGAAAATTGCTTGGAGTTCGCGCGATCGTCGCCAAAAGTTGTTGAAATTCATTCAGGCAAGATCCCAACAGTCAGGACTCGTCTACGTTCGCACCCGCAAAGATGGTGAAGTGCTTGCTAGCTGGCTGCAAGCCCAAGGCTGCAAAACAGCGGCGTATCATGGCGGCTTGAGTCCTTCTGAACGCCGCCCCATGGAAACTGCATGGCTAGACGGCACCCTTCAGTTTGTGGTTTGTACCTCGGCATTTGGCATGGGCATCAACAAGCCCAACGTTAGATGGGTGGTTCATTTCCATGCGCCAATTCTGCTTTCGGAATATGTGCAGGAGGTGGGCAGAGCCGGGCGGGATGGGCGATCGGCGGAGGCACTGACGCTAGTGAGTGAGCCAACCGGATGGCTTGACCCTGAAGATCAGCAGCGTCAAAAGTTTTTTCTCGGTCAGGGTCGCAAGCAAATCCAGACGGCACAAGGGTTGCTGAAGAAAATTCCGGCTGAAGGCGATGCAACTGCGGTGGCGCGGCAGTTTAAAGATGGTGCAGTAGCGTTGGCGTTGCTGCATGGTGTTGGACAGTTAGAATGGCTGACTCCGTTTCAGTACAAACTGAGTGGCGCGATCGCTAAAATCACTTCTAATCCTCTAAAAGCGGCTCAGTCGATGGATTGGTATCTTAAAGCGCGGGATTGCCGCTGGAAGTTTTTACTAGAAGTATTTGGGTTTGCTCTGGAAGCCAAGGCGTTGGGCAACGGTAAAGGATGTGGACATTGCGATCGGTGTTTGGCTAGGAGATAG
- a CDS encoding glycerate kinase, whose product MPQPNWKELETSLPAVLEPFCRDQLGWESCPPKLLQNFWLPLAKQLITWHEQVEGVLIQGILGGQGTGKTTLAAILTQVLTHLGLRVCRLSLDDLYKTYADRRQLEQIDPRIRWRGPPGTHDVELGLEVLQQLKQTHSAQLPRFDKSAWNGKGDRTTSETVANVDIILFEGWFVGVRPIDPALFDHAPSPIETESDRAFARDMNTRLANYLPLWNLLDRLIVLIPNDYRLSQQWRRQAEQGMIGTGRSGMSATEVDEFVEYFWRSLHPELFITPFLHNTQADWVVEISPDHYPTAIHPLL is encoded by the coding sequence ATGCCCCAACCCAACTGGAAGGAGTTAGAAACATCGCTTCCTGCCGTCCTTGAGCCGTTTTGCCGAGATCAGTTGGGCTGGGAATCTTGTCCGCCAAAATTACTACAAAATTTTTGGCTCCCCCTAGCCAAGCAATTGATCACTTGGCATGAGCAGGTAGAGGGCGTACTGATTCAAGGAATTTTGGGCGGACAAGGCACAGGCAAGACGACCTTAGCCGCCATTTTGACCCAGGTTCTCACTCACTTGGGCTTACGGGTCTGTCGGCTCTCACTTGATGACCTATACAAAACCTACGCCGATCGCCGCCAACTAGAACAGATCGATCCCCGCATACGCTGGCGAGGCCCACCCGGAACGCATGATGTAGAACTGGGACTAGAAGTACTTCAGCAGCTTAAACAAACGCATTCGGCTCAACTTCCCCGCTTTGACAAATCAGCTTGGAATGGCAAGGGCGATCGCACCACTTCTGAAACCGTCGCTAATGTAGATATCATTTTGTTTGAAGGCTGGTTTGTCGGAGTTAGACCCATTGACCCGGCTCTATTTGATCATGCACCCTCACCTATTGAGACGGAAAGCGATCGGGCATTTGCACGTGACATGAACACTCGTCTGGCAAACTATTTGCCGCTGTGGAATCTCCTTGATCGGCTAATTGTGCTTATCCCTAATGACTATCGCCTCAGTCAACAGTGGCGACGACAAGCGGAACAAGGAATGATAGGGACAGGTCGATCGGGGATGTCAGCAACCGAAGTAGACGAGTTTGTAGAATATTTTTGGCGATCGCTTCACCCCGAACTTTTCATTACACCCTTTCTGCATAACACTCAAGCCGATTGGGTTGTTGAAATTAGCCCTGACCACTATCCAACAGCCATTCACCCATTACTTTAA
- a CDS encoding histidine kinase, giving the protein MNPSRSPDVALYELATSLEPTPQTLQISPTTFKSLVGIVLDLLLEHNIAATIWLKLPKGEVWQSEIERFCQSAIAPHTVYSLHTYQERVKTNTHVPPAASRLSADWNGLDTLDLNTGTPVAILEETSQVYNLPLAAESQLKREYFITVVSNEFCGSILAHRPRSLRPRAEGNGMDLPDPKLGTDDSLEQKHPLFGMLSFDPAIVQMAIEGINQAIRYGQPASRSDAEIKDLLVGWEQLLARGVKPTLNPKMVSNLLAKQVQRQEEIWRSGAAQRRQADSALVLRQANEDLLKTLQQKDEFIKNLGQELRTPLTTMKTALSLLNSPTLKPQQRQRYMEMLSRECDRQGSLIAGVLDLVQIESSPDSAPMESLRLSEIIPGVVSTYQPLAQEKGIMLAYTIPEDLPPISCFSQGLKQIAINLLHNSIKFTASGGQVWVRAKQQGDTIQLEFRDTGIGIVATEVPKVFDRFYRIRQGGDDGNGVGLGLAIVQQLLVRCGGSISVRSKLGEGSAFCVTLPIERS; this is encoded by the coding sequence ATGAATCCATCACGTTCGCCTGATGTAGCTCTTTATGAACTTGCAACTAGCCTCGAACCCACTCCCCAGACTTTACAAATTAGCCCCACAACTTTTAAATCTTTAGTGGGAATTGTTTTAGATCTGTTGCTGGAGCACAACATTGCAGCTACAATTTGGCTGAAATTGCCTAAAGGAGAAGTTTGGCAGTCAGAAATAGAGCGATTTTGCCAATCAGCGATCGCTCCCCATACGGTCTACAGCTTGCATACCTACCAAGAGCGAGTCAAAACCAACACCCACGTCCCACCCGCTGCAAGCCGCCTATCTGCCGATTGGAATGGCTTAGACACTCTTGACTTAAACACGGGCACTCCAGTTGCTATTTTAGAGGAAACCTCTCAAGTCTACAATCTTCCTCTGGCAGCCGAAAGTCAGCTTAAACGCGAATATTTCATCACAGTTGTCTCTAACGAATTCTGCGGTTCAATATTAGCGCATCGCCCCCGTTCACTTCGTCCGCGTGCAGAAGGTAATGGGATGGATCTACCTGACCCGAAGCTAGGCACAGACGACTCTCTAGAGCAAAAGCATCCTCTGTTTGGAATGCTTTCCTTCGACCCGGCAATTGTGCAAATGGCGATCGAGGGCATTAATCAAGCCATTCGGTATGGGCAACCTGCAAGCCGATCTGATGCCGAAATCAAAGACCTTTTAGTCGGTTGGGAGCAGCTTCTTGCCCGAGGCGTTAAACCCACACTCAACCCCAAAATGGTGAGCAACCTGCTGGCTAAACAAGTGCAGCGACAGGAAGAAATTTGGCGGAGCGGGGCAGCGCAACGGAGACAGGCAGACTCAGCATTAGTATTACGTCAAGCGAACGAAGACTTGCTTAAAACGCTGCAACAGAAAGATGAGTTCATTAAAAACTTAGGTCAAGAGTTACGAACGCCGCTGACCACGATGAAAACTGCCCTTTCCTTATTGAACTCGCCGACCCTTAAGCCCCAACAGCGACAACGGTATATGGAAATGTTGAGCAGAGAGTGCGATCGCCAAGGTTCTCTCATTGCCGGGGTTTTAGACCTGGTACAAATTGAAAGCTCTCCTGACTCTGCGCCTATGGAGTCTCTTCGCCTCAGCGAAATTATCCCTGGCGTTGTCAGCACCTATCAACCCCTTGCGCAAGAGAAGGGCATCATGCTGGCATACACGATCCCTGAAGATCTACCGCCAATCTCTTGCTTTAGCCAAGGACTCAAGCAAATTGCAATTAACCTATTGCACAACAGCATTAAGTTCACGGCTAGTGGAGGACAAGTTTGGGTGAGAGCCAAACAGCAGGGCGACACCATTCAACTAGAGTTCCGCGATACAGGCATTGGCATTGTGGCAACAGAAGTCCCGAAGGTTTTCGATCGCTTCTACCGCATCCGCCAAGGAGGAGACGATGGTAACGGGGTAGGATTAGGGTTGGCGATCGTGCAGCAGTTGCTGGTTCGCTGTGGCGGATCAATCTCGGTGAGAAGTAAGTTAGGTGAAGGATCGGCATTTTGCGTCACGTTGCCCATTGAGCGATCGTAG
- the serS gene encoding serine--tRNA ligase has protein sequence MIDLKQLRENPESFQACLKLRGEFDLSPVLKLDQQQRELEVKRSQLQARSNEVGKLVGQKIQSGTSPQDPQIQSLRDEGNQVKAQLGELEPQERELKAQIEEILLTIPNLPSETTPVGRNEDENVEVSRWGNEYLPTNPNILPHWEIGEKLGILNFERSTKVAQSRFVSLIGAGAALERALIQFMLDTQIAAGYVEILPPILVNTQSLTASGQLPKFAEESFKCDRDDLWLTPTAEVPITNFYRDEIIAAEDLPIYHCAYTPCFRREAGSYGRDTRGLIRLHQFNKVELFKFVQPETSFQELETLRADAEAILQALKLPYRVLALCTGDLGFSSTKTYDLEVWLPSAGKYREISSCSNCTDFQGRRGNIRFKEAGKKGTQFVHTLNGSGLAVGRTMAAILENYQQPDGTVQVPEVLQPYLRREVL, from the coding sequence GTGATTGATCTTAAACAACTTCGGGAAAATCCAGAATCGTTCCAAGCTTGCCTGAAGCTGCGCGGTGAGTTTGACCTCTCTCCTGTGCTGAAGCTAGATCAACAACAGCGAGAACTAGAGGTCAAGCGATCGCAGCTTCAAGCTCGGAGTAATGAAGTGGGCAAGCTGGTGGGGCAAAAAATCCAGTCTGGCACCAGTCCCCAAGATCCACAAATTCAGTCTCTCCGCGATGAAGGCAACCAGGTTAAGGCGCAATTGGGCGAGTTAGAGCCCCAAGAGCGTGAGCTAAAGGCTCAGATTGAGGAGATTTTGCTAACTATTCCCAACTTGCCGAGCGAGACTACACCTGTTGGTAGAAACGAAGATGAAAACGTTGAGGTGAGCCGATGGGGCAACGAGTATTTGCCGACGAATCCCAACATTTTGCCCCATTGGGAAATTGGCGAAAAGTTAGGAATTTTGAACTTTGAGCGCTCTACAAAAGTTGCTCAAAGTCGCTTTGTATCCCTCATTGGAGCCGGAGCAGCGCTGGAGCGGGCGTTGATTCAGTTCATGCTAGACACTCAAATTGCAGCGGGCTATGTTGAAATATTGCCGCCAATTTTGGTAAATACGCAGTCGTTAACGGCATCAGGGCAGCTGCCTAAGTTTGCAGAAGAAAGCTTTAAGTGCGATCGCGATGACCTTTGGCTGACTCCTACTGCCGAAGTGCCCATTACCAATTTCTATCGCGATGAAATTATTGCCGCCGAAGATTTGCCCATTTATCACTGTGCCTACACCCCTTGTTTTCGCCGCGAAGCTGGGAGCTATGGGCGCGATACCCGTGGGTTAATTCGGTTGCACCAGTTTAACAAGGTCGAGCTATTCAAGTTTGTGCAGCCTGAGACTTCGTTTCAGGAGCTAGAAACCCTGAGAGCCGATGCCGAGGCAATTCTACAAGCCCTGAAGCTGCCTTACCGAGTTCTGGCTCTTTGCACAGGCGACTTAGGCTTTTCTTCTACTAAAACCTATGACCTGGAGGTCTGGTTGCCTTCTGCGGGCAAGTACCGTGAAATTTCGAGTTGCTCTAACTGCACCGATTTTCAGGGACGGCGGGGCAATATTCGCTTTAAGGAAGCTGGGAAGAAGGGCACGCAGTTTGTTCATACGCTCAACGGTTCAGGGCTGGCGGTGGGACGAACCATGGCGGCAATTTTGGAGAACTACCAGCAGCCAGATGGAACTGTGCAGGTTCCTGAAGTGCTGCAACCGTATCTCAGGCGCGAAGTTTTATAG
- a CDS encoding pentapeptide repeat-containing protein: MKEGDCVAIEEHLVELRRGVDSWNRWRESNLDILPDLSEAKLDKIDLSEINLSRANLTRTNFAGAHLFKADLSQTNSFNSNFNSATLFGANLTEADFTKADFGRAVLVQAKLLKTNLFGVNLRRAYLTHAYLPMSYLSDADLSYAQLSQAVLDGTNLRRSNLRGANLKSAKLVGVILNDAILNEAILWGADLSGALLRGTYLVGSDCTKANLSGANLSVCQALSTNFTEAVFSGSCLQDWNINVSTQLDNAICDFIFCKAEWSEQSQRFHFHDRRPLYGTYIPGEFTTLYRKALETVDLIFADGIDWKAFFQSFQELRSRYGDENIAIQAIEKKSGGAFVIRLEVAPQLDKAAIESQAKELYEKDLKLLGERVAEYKDEVRFLRQSNTNLERIVETMADKETSKVTQHFNAPVTAVAGNVEGNQVIYSLEQRQTLVEAAAEIQKLLDQLSKTYPTNTTTGKMQLAAEAIAQIENNPTLMQRVLSAIQAGGTAALEQFLNHPAASFVMGAMEDWKQTKEN, encoded by the coding sequence TTGAAGGAAGGAGATTGCGTGGCGATCGAAGAACATTTGGTGGAGTTGAGGAGAGGCGTTGATAGCTGGAATCGTTGGAGGGAGAGCAATCTGGATATCCTACCTGACCTGAGCGAAGCGAAGCTGGATAAGATTGACTTGAGTGAAATTAATTTGAGTAGAGCTAATCTCACTAGGACTAACTTTGCTGGGGCACATCTATTCAAAGCAGACTTAAGTCAAACTAATTCTTTCAACAGTAATTTTAATAGTGCAACTCTCTTTGGGGCTAACTTGACAGAGGCTGATTTTACTAAAGCAGACTTCGGTCGTGCTGTCCTTGTTCAAGCCAAACTCTTAAAAACCAATCTTTTTGGAGTAAATCTCAGGAGGGCTTATCTCACCCATGCTTACCTCCCCATGAGCTATCTTTCTGATGCTGATCTTAGCTATGCACAACTCTCGCAAGCAGTTCTTGACGGCACAAATCTCAGACGTTCCAATCTACGTGGAGCAAACCTAAAATCGGCAAAGTTGGTTGGTGTCATTCTTAACGACGCAATTCTCAATGAAGCCATTCTTTGGGGGGCGGATCTGAGTGGAGCTTTACTTAGAGGAACCTACCTTGTTGGATCTGACTGTACGAAAGCAAATCTTAGCGGTGCTAATCTTTCCGTTTGCCAAGCGTTATCTACTAATTTCACAGAGGCAGTTTTCTCTGGGAGTTGTCTACAAGATTGGAATATCAATGTGTCCACCCAATTAGACAATGCAATATGTGATTTTATTTTTTGCAAAGCTGAATGGTCTGAACAAAGTCAGAGGTTTCATTTTCACGATCGTCGTCCCCTATATGGAACCTATATTCCTGGTGAGTTTACCACTTTATACCGCAAAGCCCTCGAAACTGTTGATCTCATTTTTGCCGACGGTATTGACTGGAAAGCATTTTTTCAATCATTTCAAGAGTTACGATCGCGGTACGGCGATGAAAACATAGCTATCCAGGCGATCGAGAAGAAAAGCGGTGGAGCCTTTGTCATTCGCTTAGAGGTCGCACCTCAATTGGATAAGGCAGCGATCGAGAGTCAGGCGAAAGAGTTGTATGAGAAAGATCTTAAATTACTAGGAGAACGAGTCGCAGAGTACAAAGACGAAGTGAGATTTTTACGTCAAAGCAATACAAATTTAGAACGGATTGTAGAAACAATGGCAGACAAAGAAACTTCAAAAGTTACTCAACATTTCAATGCTCCCGTTACTGCTGTTGCTGGCAATGTTGAGGGCAACCAAGTTATCTATTCTCTAGAACAACGCCAAACTCTCGTAGAAGCCGCCGCTGAGATTCAAAAACTTCTAGACCAACTTTCCAAAACCTATCCAACCAATACCACAACAGGCAAAATGCAGTTGGCTGCTGAAGCGATCGCCCAAATCGAAAACAATCCTACTTTAATGCAGCGTGTTCTAAGCGCCATCCAAGCAGGTGGTACGGCTGCATTAGAGCAGTTTCTTAACCATCCAGCGGCAAGTTTCGTGATGGGGGCAATGGAAGATTGGAAACAAACAAAAGAGAATTAG
- the gnd gene encoding decarboxylating NADP(+)-dependent phosphogluconate dehydrogenase, with translation MSQSFGLIGLAVMGENLVLNIERNGFPLSVFNRTSAKTDEFMAQRGQGKQINPTYSIEEFVKSLDRPRKIMIMVKAGAPVDATIGQLTPFLEEGDMIIDGGNSLYTDTDRRVAALESSGLRFIGMGVSGGEEGALNGPSMMPGGTQAAYTEIEPIVTKIAAQVDDGPCVTYIGPSGAGHYVKMVHNGIEYGDMQLIAEAYDLLKNTLGLNGEQLHEVFSEWNLTDELNSFLIEITANIFTKMDEETGQPLVESIMDAAGQKGTGRWTIMTALELGVSIPTIIAAVNARIMSSIKQERVAASQQLTGPTGKYDGDSKAFITMIRDALYCSKICSYAQGMALMGTASKEFGYGLNLSEIARIWKGGCIIRAGFLNKIKDAYKEDPNLPNLLLAPEFKQTILDRQGSWREVLSVSAKLGIPVPAFSASLDYFDSYRRDRLPQNLTQAQRDYFGAHTFERTDKPGTFHAEWF, from the coding sequence ATGTCACAAAGTTTTGGTCTAATTGGTCTAGCTGTAATGGGTGAAAACCTCGTACTCAACATTGAGCGCAACGGCTTCCCGTTATCCGTTTTTAACCGCACGTCGGCAAAAACTGACGAGTTTATGGCGCAGCGCGGACAAGGCAAGCAGATTAACCCGACTTATTCCATTGAAGAATTTGTCAAGTCTCTCGATCGCCCTCGCAAAATCATGATCATGGTCAAGGCAGGTGCCCCTGTTGATGCCACCATTGGACAGCTCACGCCTTTTTTGGAAGAAGGTGACATGATTATTGATGGCGGTAACTCGTTGTACACAGACACCGATCGCCGCGTTGCAGCACTTGAATCTTCAGGCTTGCGCTTTATTGGTATGGGCGTTAGCGGCGGCGAAGAAGGCGCACTGAATGGGCCCAGCATGATGCCTGGTGGCACCCAAGCGGCGTACACAGAGATTGAGCCAATTGTTACCAAAATTGCGGCACAAGTGGATGACGGCCCTTGCGTGACCTACATTGGACCCAGCGGTGCCGGACACTACGTCAAAATGGTTCACAATGGCATCGAATACGGCGACATGCAGTTGATTGCCGAAGCTTATGACCTACTTAAAAACACGCTAGGTTTAAACGGCGAACAACTCCACGAAGTTTTCTCTGAATGGAACCTGACCGACGAGCTAAATTCCTTCCTCATTGAAATTACTGCCAATATCTTCACCAAAATGGACGAAGAGACTGGTCAGCCCTTGGTCGAGTCGATTATGGATGCTGCCGGACAAAAAGGCACCGGACGCTGGACGATCATGACGGCACTGGAATTAGGCGTGAGCATTCCGACCATCATTGCAGCAGTGAATGCCAGGATTATGTCTTCTATTAAGCAGGAGCGGGTAGCGGCATCTCAGCAGTTGACAGGCCCGACTGGCAAGTATGACGGCGATTCTAAGGCATTCATTACGATGATTCGAGATGCGCTGTACTGCTCTAAAATCTGTTCCTATGCCCAGGGGATGGCGTTGATGGGCACAGCATCTAAAGAGTTTGGCTATGGGCTGAACCTCAGCGAAATTGCGCGTATTTGGAAGGGGGGCTGCATCATTCGTGCAGGTTTCCTGAACAAAATTAAGGATGCCTACAAAGAAGATCCTAATCTTCCTAACTTGCTGCTAGCTCCAGAATTTAAACAGACGATTTTGGATCGGCAAGGGTCTTGGCGAGAAGTGTTGTCAGTATCGGCAAAGTTGGGCATACCTGTGCCTGCGTTCAGTGCCTCGCTCGACTACTTTGATAGCTATCGACGCGATCGCCTTCCCCAAAACCTCACCCAAGCTCAGCGCGACTACTTTGGTGCTCATACCTTTGAGCGCACCGATAAGCCTGGAACTTTCCACGCAGAATGGTTCTAG